A genome region from Methylobacterium sp. FF17 includes the following:
- a CDS encoding IS701 family transposase, with product MPHLPACFAGIILSFAPLFVHRSWRHAQELLIGAILCPGRRTVASVLRITGRARDRHFVNTHRVLSRAAWSPHAGAHMLLRLLVEAFVPHGPVVLALDDTIERRCDRRIQARGIYRDPVRSSGAHFVKTIGLRWMSLMLLAPIPWAGRVWALPFLTALVPSERACREQGRRHKTLLDVGRQMALQVRRWLPGRDLVLVGDSAFSALLFLDALRRGGITAITRLRLDAALYDPAPPRLPGTIGRPRKKGVRRPTLSKILTDSGTIWQQVSVPGWYGTGERRIEIASATAVWHHSGLPAVPIRWVLIRDPENRFEPQGLLCTDTARDPTQIVTWFVRRWQVEVTFQEARTHLGVETRAPVVRQGHCPHDALPARPVLHRHPARHPADST from the coding sequence ATGCCGCACCTGCCTGCCTGCTTCGCCGGGATCATCCTGTCCTTCGCTCCGCTGTTCGTCCACCGTTCGTGGCGACACGCTCAGGAGCTGCTGATCGGTGCGATCCTCTGTCCGGGCCGGCGCACGGTAGCGAGCGTGCTGCGGATCACGGGCCGGGCACGCGACCGCCATTTCGTGAACACCCACCGGGTGCTCAGCCGCGCCGCATGGTCTCCCCATGCTGGAGCCCACATGCTGCTTCGGCTGCTCGTCGAGGCCTTCGTCCCACACGGCCCCGTAGTGCTGGCGCTCGACGACACGATCGAGCGGCGCTGCGACCGCCGCATCCAAGCCCGCGGGATCTACCGTGATCCGGTGCGCTCGTCCGGTGCCCATTTCGTCAAGACGATCGGCCTGCGCTGGATGAGCCTGATGCTGCTCGCACCCATCCCCTGGGCCGGTCGGGTCTGGGCGTTGCCGTTCCTGACTGCCCTCGTTCCGTCCGAGCGCGCCTGCCGGGAACAAGGCCGTCGGCACAAGACCCTGCTCGATGTCGGACGGCAGATGGCCTTGCAGGTAAGGCGCTGGCTGCCGGGGCGCGATCTCGTGCTGGTCGGCGATAGCGCCTTCTCGGCCTTGCTGTTTCTCGATGCTCTGCGCCGCGGCGGTATCACCGCCATCACCCGCCTGCGCCTGGATGCGGCTCTCTACGATCCAGCGCCTCCAAGGCTTCCTGGTACAATCGGGCGCCCGCGCAAGAAGGGTGTGCGGCGGCCAACCCTGTCCAAGATCCTGACCGACTCGGGTACCATCTGGCAGCAGGTGAGCGTGCCGGGCTGGTACGGCACAGGTGAACGCAGGATCGAGATCGCCTCGGCCACCGCCGTCTGGCATCATTCCGGTCTACCAGCAGTGCCGATCCGCTGGGTTCTGATCCGCGATCCCGAGAACCGCTTCGAGCCGCAAGGGCTGCTCTGCACCGACACCGCACGAGACCCGACCCAGATCGTGACGTGGTTCGTGCGCCGCTGGCAGGTCGAGGTTACCTTCCAAGAGGCACGGACCCATCTCGGCGTCGAGACGAGAGCGCCAGTGGTCCGACAAGGCCATTGCCCGCACGACGCCCTGCCTGCTCGCCCTGTTCTCCATCGTCACCCTGCTCGCCACCCGGCTGACAGCACGTGA
- a CDS encoding IS110 family RNA-guided transposase, with product MTYFAGLDVSLEETAIWVVDETGRIIKELRAASEPSDLIAALTGLGLPLERVGLEACSLTAWLHDELRAAGLPAICIETRSANAAMKTMPNKTDRNDARALAQIMRTGWFRQVHVKSRQSRLWRSLLVARRTVLNEMRAIENVVRAILREGGIKLGTPARAAFAGRVRELAGDDPLILPLVTPLLAILATMLEQLDRLTRQVLVIVRGEAVCRRLMSVPGVGPITALAFRATIDRPEQFRHSRDVCAHLGLTPSRYQSGETDIQGKVSRCGDELARTALYEAAHSLLTRSRKWSSLRAWGMQVAKHRGMARARVAVARKLAVVLHRMWSDGTEFRFGKAPAPAIAAAA from the coding sequence ATGACCTACTTTGCCGGACTCGACGTGTCCCTGGAAGAGACCGCGATCTGGGTGGTCGATGAGACGGGTCGGATCATCAAGGAGCTGCGGGCAGCAAGCGAGCCTTCCGATCTCATCGCTGCCCTGACGGGGCTCGGCCTGCCCCTGGAGCGTGTCGGCCTGGAAGCGTGTTCGCTGACGGCCTGGCTGCACGACGAACTGCGCGCTGCGGGTCTACCGGCGATCTGCATCGAGACACGGTCTGCCAACGCGGCCATGAAGACGATGCCCAACAAGACCGACCGCAACGATGCCCGTGCGCTCGCCCAGATCATGCGGACAGGCTGGTTCCGGCAGGTTCACGTCAAGTCGCGTCAGTCCCGGCTCTGGCGTTCGCTGCTGGTGGCGCGGCGCACCGTGCTCAACGAGATGCGCGCCATCGAGAACGTGGTGCGGGCGATCCTGCGCGAGGGCGGGATCAAGCTCGGCACCCCGGCCCGCGCCGCCTTTGCCGGGCGCGTGCGAGAGTTGGCCGGCGACGATCCCCTGATCCTGCCGCTCGTCACGCCCCTGCTGGCGATCCTAGCCACGATGCTGGAGCAGCTCGACCGGCTGACCCGGCAGGTTCTCGTCATCGTGCGCGGCGAAGCGGTCTGCCGGCGGCTGATGAGTGTGCCGGGCGTCGGCCCGATCACTGCACTCGCTTTCCGAGCCACCATCGACCGGCCGGAGCAGTTCCGGCACTCTCGGGACGTCTGCGCTCATCTCGGCCTGACGCCGTCTCGTTACCAGTCGGGCGAGACCGACATCCAGGGCAAGGTCAGCCGCTGCGGCGACGAACTGGCCCGCACCGCGCTCTACGAGGCCGCGCACTCTCTGCTGACGCGCTCGCGCAAATGGTCGAGCCTGCGCGCCTGGGGGATGCAGGTTGCCAAGCATCGTGGCATGGCGCGGGCTCGCGTGGCCGTCGCACGCAAGCTCGCCGTCGTTCTGCACCGGATGTGGAGCGACGGGACCGAGTTCCGCTTTGGCAAGGCGCCGGCACCGGCGATCGCGGCCGCCGCTTGA